Below is a window of Lagenorhynchus albirostris chromosome 11, mLagAlb1.1, whole genome shotgun sequence DNA.
TTTAGTAGATTAATAACCTAGGAGGGTTGAAGATAGCTATTTGTGAGCAGTAATAAATAGCTTCTGCATATTAAAGTGTCATTGTTCATCACCATCTTGCTTCAGGGTAggatttgattctttttttagaaGTCTTGTAATTTGGGAAAATTTTGGGACATCAGATTCTACACATGAGAAAGTGTAGGGGAGAAAATAGATTTCTTGGACATAGGAGTGGGAGGTGGGTGGAGATcagttagagaagagaaaattgatGTGAATTGGTTCTTGGCTTAAACCTCAGGAATAATAAAGTGATTATATTTGAATAACTACTTTTTTTTGCAAAGTTCTGTctgattaatttatttgtttaagaaaaattaaaaggtgtTCAGGAGCTTCCTTTGGTTTCATGCCTAAGAAAGAGAAACTGATTTAGAAACCCAGAAGTGAGTAATCAGCCTAATTATATCTTACTAAGGTTCTGCTTGTTACTTAACCCATGTTCGCTTTGGAGTTGTAGACATATTGCCACTCAGAAGTCTCATGTTTCTATGTCTCATGGTTTGggttgagtttttgttttctttctgatttctgtCTCATGACACTTCTCACTGACAGTCAGGTGGAAGAACTCTGAATAGTGGGAGGGGTAGTGAATTTCTAGACTTGACTGTgtttgacaaattcttagaatagcATTTTCTTCGTTCCTTGGATTCTGAAGTTTATAAGAGGTCATTTATGATTACACTTTCTGAGTAGAATAATTTCATCTATTTAACTAATCTCGATGTAGTAAGCTATTCAGGAAGTACTTGTTTGGAGAGTCCATCTAAGTAGTTTGAGAAGGAATGTTTGTTTCAGGATTCTTTTACAGTAGAAGCTTTATACCAAGCAACATATATGCTGTTTTTTCCCCCCCCTCTCCTCCATTGTGCTTCTAGAAATGCCAAACTTGCTTCTTTGAGGAGGTGTACACACTGTAGGGTCACAGAGTGACTGTCTTTTGGTGTGGTAAACGCTTGCTTCTTTGAGGAGGTGTACACACTGTAGGGTCACAGAGTGACTGTCTTTTGGTGTGGTAAACGCTCAGTTTTGAAGGTCCAGAAACTCGATTTTGTTAGTAGTAATCTAGAGTGGATCAGTCTCTAGCGGACACATTCATTCTAATCTGACTTAACAAGAGATTGCTATATAAACCGAAATACCAGTTAATTTTATGAGAAGTATAAATGTTAAGAGGACTAGGTACTTGATGTtagtttcctttaaaagaaacattcaaaggggaaaataaagCCCCAGATGTGCTCAACTATTAGGTAACTAAATATAAGGCTTTCCTTAATTCTCCCAGtgatactatttaaaaaaatttttgaccaACTAAAATCCAGTTGTCCCTCATAATTTgaggggaattggttccaggatctGACCCAGGTACCAAAatgcaaggatgctcaagtcccgtGGTTGGTCCTCCATACCTGGAGATACCCACCAGCGGGAGTAAATAGTACTATACGTATATGCATTTTTAGAGATGTAAATAGAGTTGTTAATTGTCTGCTTAcaatatttaattcattaatgtggttacataatatatttaatataagtaATGAAATTCTTTTAATTAAGAATTTTCATCTTTGgtgctaatttttatttatttatttatttttggctgcgttgggtctttgttactgcatgcgggctttctctactggCGTCAAGTGGGGGTTactttcgttgcggtgtgtgggcttctcattgcggtggcttctcttattgcggagcccgggctctaggcacacgggtttcagtagttgtggttggtgggctctagagcacaggctcagtagttgtagcgcatgggcttaattgctccgtggcatgtaggatcttcccagactagggattgaactcgtgtcccctgcattggcaggtggattcttaaccacggtgccaccagggaagtcctggtgccagtgtttttgttatcatttttGAATCATTAACAGTTTATAGCATATATCTTCACTTGCTTGTTTCAGAAAGGGTTCCTTTTGAATTGTTTATGATGATGTCATTAGAGATTTTATCCTACCTAGAATTATTGTTGGCATATTTTTCCCCATTGTAGGTACATGTATATGATTTCTCTCAAAATAATCATTTGCTTAATTGCTTTGTAAAAAGTAATCTTTAAAAGCTTGTTTCCAGGATCATCCAACACTGGTGAAATTTTAGCTTAAGAGTAATTGTTAAATCTTTCcctatttaaaaagtaagttttatCATGTGACCTCTACACGCATCCAGAACTTGTTTTGGTAAAGGTCATTTCAGGTTATTGAGTCTTCATCATTGttatcaaaatgaagaaatttgaGAGAATGCACTTTTAAGAAGAGACACTATTTAATAGAATATAAGGTGACTCTCTTTTTTGAAGTTGAATTCTAATAATAAATCCtacatttatatttgtgtatatcaGAGCAAGAAGAATTAGTACATGACTTTAATAACTAGCTGTGAATGTCTGGGACATCCATCTTTAAATAAATGATCCATTTTTCACATGAACTAGGCATTCATATTAGTTAGGGCGCtcatcctctcccacccccaccccaaatgaTTTGTAGTAAATTCTAATTTTAGTGGCTTCCCATTTATAAATTATAGTCCCCAGATCATTGGTTAAATTCTCTTCTGACAGGGTACAATGAAATTAGTTTCATTTTAACAAACTTGGTACTATGTTAAGGCCTCAGTATTTTAGGGGGTACAGACATATTAATGCAGACATGCCCCATTTTCCTGAATATGAATAACCTAGTCACCTTTTTTAGaccttagatatttttaaaaccttttcacATTTTCTGATAGTCTTAGATTTTGTCATTTCTGTAattatctgggttttttttcatgttttggttcttaatttcttttcacttatttttatcaGAGTACTTTGTAGTTGTAGTTCTCTTATACACAGGTAGTTTTGTCTCCTATTTATATTTAGGAAAAGTTTTTGGCAGAGATTACTTGCTTTCAGTCCtaaagttaataattttattcTGTGTATTTCAGTGATTTAAGAGTTAAATTTTAAAGAGCACATATTTTTGGATTCAAAATTAGTATGTAATTTGTGTGTATTGccttttaaataacagaaataatttttactcAGTCAAAATATGAAAATAGCAAGTCAGGGTATATATCTAGCTTGTTCTTTCTGTTTATATAATGATCACATAAGACAAATGGAaccaaaaatcttttaaatttgcaGTTAATCCCTTAAACTTTGAGTTAAATCAGAGGCAGGAACCAGTCTTTAATTAAACTGACATTTAAACTGATTTGCTTATGCGACCTCATTAATCactagaatacttttttttttaagttctgttgATTCATATAGTTGGTGGCAAAACTTAataaagttgggcttccctggtggcacagtggttgggaatccacctgccaaggcaggggacacgggttcaagccctggttggggaatatcccgcgtgccgcagaccaactaagcctgtgagccacaactactgaagcccgtgcgcctagagcccatgctccgcaacaaagagaggccaccgcgatgagaagcccgtgcactgcaacgaagagtggcccccgctcactgcaactagagaaagcccgcgtgcaacaaggaagacccaacgcagccaaaaataaataataaataaatttattaaaaaaaaaaaacttaataaagTTGCTGTGGATCTAGATCTTTGGCAAAGGGTTACTCCAGGGTACGATATTttgagaatattgttaaaatgagctGAGGACATTGACTAGCCATTGTGACCAGTGTTTTGAGGGCCTGTGTAAACTCCAAAATacaagtgtatttttattttttatttctatttaattttaattaatttatttttggccatgtggcttgtgggatcttagttcccggaccaggggttgaacccgggccctcagcagtgaaagcacggagtcctgaccactggaccgccagtgtATTTCCCTacgagtatatttttaaattagaagtcATAATTGTTTGTTATCTTTTGTgctttaattaaaatgtattgagaTACATGCTGCTAAATTAAACACTCTTAAGCTGTCCTGACTGTGATTTTTCTGtactaaaattattaaatggAACAAGAATGTAGattaataaaaattttgagtATTCTATATCTTTACTCCTATTAAAACATAATGCAAATAACTggggaaaataatgaaacatttccCTTTTCCCATATTGTGATATCGTACATTAGTATCCATTCttgggaattttcttttttgttttgtttttgagtaaCAACTTGAATGGTAAAATGCTGTGTGAAAACATTCCTGTTTAATAAGGTGATTGTCTCAGCACTGACTGTTGAATAGCAAATCTAAGTCTCACCTTCACTCCTTTTTCCTTCTAAGCTTGGGTTTTATTGTTGTGCTTTCTTATCCTTTTTGAATTGTCTCTTTTATTTTAGGCATGCTGGTGTCTACACAGCGGAAGAAGTGGCCCTGATTATGCGTGAGAAGCTTATTCGTTTGCAGTCTTTGTACATTGACCAGTTTAAACGACTTCAGCATCTACTCAAAGAGAAGAAGCGACGTTACTTACACAATCGCAAAGTGGAACATGAAGCTCTAGGCAAGTTTTATGCCAGTTCCGATAAGCTGTTGTGGGTTCAACATGTGAATTTCGTAGTAGTTAGACTTCTGTCTTGTTACCTGGGCTGGAGAAGGATTTGCTTTTGAAGCTGTTGTATGGGCAgatttctctgatttcttcttgTTAGTTTGGGGACGCATCCTTGATTGGTTGCTTGGCAGATAACATCTTGACTGTTGTGACGTTCTAGGTAGTAGTCTCCTGACTGGCCCAGAGGGACTTCTTGCCAAAGAACGAGAGAACTTAAAGCGTCTAAAATGTCTTCGGCGGTATCGTCAGCGCTATGGAGTAGAAGCCTTACTACATAGGCAGCTGAAGGAGCGCAGAATGCTGGCCACAGATGGTGCCGCCCAACAGGTAATTTTTGTATATACCTCTAAGGtgttacatttgttttatttacagaGTTAGGGTAATTGTCAAAACACTGTTGTACAGTCTTGGTTCTGAAATCTAACTTACTGGACGTGGGGTTTATTGAAAAGAGCACTTATCTGGAAGTGCAGAGACATGGGTTTTGGATCCCTTCTGATCAATTCTGTACCTGCACTGATAACTGAACTCTGTtttcatctgcatattgaagggtTGCCATAGATTTCTAAGTTATTTGGTTCAGAAATGCTTCAGAAACAGGCACAGAATGCCTAATAGATTGGGACTCTTGTTTTAGAAGGCAGAATAATAGGAGCAGTGAAGGTCAGGAAGTAAGGTTGACAAGCAGAGTTAAGCgattattcttaaatttgttccTCAAGCCCCTGGTCTCTGCATCAGTAAGAGTAAGTCCattttggggcttctctggtggcacagtggttgagaatccgcctgccaatgcaggggacacaggttcgaaacctggtcccggaagatcccacatgctgtggaggaaccaagcctgtgtgcctcaactactgagcctgtactctagaggcCTTGAGAcactactactgagcccgtgcaccacaactactgaagccggtgagcctagagcccgtactccgcaacgagaggagccactgcaatgagaagcccgtacactgcaacaaagagtagcccactctcgatgcaactagagaaagccagcaacatagaccaaatgcagccaaaaataaaataaaattaataaattaaaaaaaagagtaattccatttatttattttattttatttattgattttttttgcggtacgcgggcctctcactgttgtggcctctcccgttgcagagcacaggctccggacgcgcaggctcagcggccatggctcacgggcccagccgctccgcggcatgtgggatcttcccggactggggcacaaacccgtgtcccctgcatcggcaggcggactctcaactactgcgccaccagggaagccctatcttttctattttttgaggCTCGACGTAAGATTACGATTTAAAAAGGGTTCTGCTAAAAGACAAAATAGTTTGAAAACCATTAGGCTGTGTATCACACACTTTTGTAATACGGAGGAATTGTATTTCGAATTATGGTTGATTCATTATTTGGACATgaggtttacatttttttttccttttgcatagTATTGGTGAATAAATTTGTTAAATGTTCAAGTTTCTAGGCTTTAAGGATACAGTTTTCTTATATAAGTAAGTGTTTTCATAGATAATTTGTTTTGACTGacctgttttctccattttaggCCCATACCACTCGTTCCAGTCAGAGGTGCTTGGCCTTTGTGGATGATGTTCGTTGTTCCAATCAGTCTCTTCCAATGACCAGACACTGCCTTACCCGTATCTTTTTGCTCTATTCAGTTTGCTAGCTAGACTGAAGGCTAGTGGGGATCTGTGATAGTTTAGTTAATTGAaggtctttgttttcctttggccCTGAATCAAGGCCAGCAGTTTGCTGAAGCTGTTGGTTTCAAGCAGGAGCCTAAAGAAATCTCTTTCTATGGTCTGTTGGCCATTTCAGAACTTTGGAAATGTAATGGTCAATTCATTAGAAAGAAACATCTGTCATTGGTGATAGATACGGGCTAATACTCACTTGTAGTTGATTAATATTGGGATTCCAAAATTTAGAGATCCCTGatttattaactcattcattAGAATTATAATACTGTTAAATCCAATTACTACAAAAAAATTGCTGAGGATCCAAAAACAGTTGGATGATTCTGAAATGTGATCTTTCTTTGAATATTATCCTTTTATGGTCAGGGCCCTGACTTGTGTATTTTAGACTTCATTCAGATAGGAAACTTACATTTACTAGTGGGCTGTAAAAGTTTTTGAGCTGTATATTGAATTGTGAAAGTGCATCTATATGGTGGACATTGAGAAAGTTACTTTCACAGTAAATGCACTATTTAAATATGGTGATCTTCATTATATGAAAGGCATAAATCTTGCTGGATTTCATTTGCCTGGCAAGATatacaaatatttggaaagtaaaatgtattttctttaataagaagggaaggaagacttTCTTGCTCTTTTGAAAGGAAAACTgattttttctctattctgcttattaaatattttaccaaTTTATTAATTATTGTAACAAATGTCTGGTAAAGGATTACTgtccttaatatataaaattcttgTGCAGAGTAattaaaaactaaagataaatgCTCAAAACATAATTGGGCAAAGGCTATCTATGGACAGATTAAAAGTAGAAGTGGCTGATAGTTGAAAAGTATTTACCTTTActataaataagtgaaataagaaataaaacaaggaagtttttttaatccatacttatttttttttggctgtgccgcacggcttgtgggatcttagtttccgaACCAGGGGTTAAActtgggccctggcagtgagagccctgagtcctaaccactgcactgccagggaattccctaatctATAAATTTGAGACTTATCTATGTATGAGATTTAATGAGAAAGTTTCAAAAGTTCGTGAGGGAATGGTGAAATGGGCCCTTCTAAACTCTGCCAGTGGGACTGTAAAGTGGCACAGGCTTTTAGAAAGCAGTTTGAGAATATTCATATTCTTTGATATGATAACGTCACCtctgagaatttattttaagACGATAATCAAATACAGACGATTATTGTTACACAGAATTCCTCCAACCGGAGAGAGCCTTAAAATTTTCAGAGATGGGGAATAGAGAGGAAAATTGTGACACAGCATAGTATGGAATATGTTCAGGAATTAAACATTATGTTTAACAAAATTTATGAATGACATAGGAAAATGTTTGATAGTGACAAAAATAGAGTATGGAATTCGGTAGAGTATGTTTTAACTACATGGAACTAATACTAGGAGGGAATGTAACAGAAATGTGACTATTTTTGGATGGTGGGGTTATGAATGCCCTTTTTCCCTCTGCTTTGTACTTTTCAGGTTTTCTTCAGTGACCTTGAATTACTTTATAAGGCAAAAAACCCAGTTTATGGATATTGAGTATTTTAGACTTACAGCACTATACTCAAGATAGTTTAttagaatattaatattttaaaaagcaaagttgaaaatgtatgtgaaaagagaagggaagtattatttttctcttttatgctcTTTTCCTTTCCGCTCTGTAGTTGCCTAAGTCACTTACCCTTCCTTAAGTCCTTATCCCAGAGAAAGATGCGACTGCCATTGGTGACCTGTTAACTCTTTACTCTGGTCTAATGGAGACACCACTGGACTGAAAGTGAAGGACCCAGACTCTAGTTGTAGGTCAACCAttcccttctttgtctgttgtccCTATCTGAAaggaaagggggtggaggaggatgggggagggcttTTCAAGGATACTGTGATATTAAATAAAGAGACTTGTGAAAATCCTTCGAATTACATGAAAAAGGTTCCAATTGAAACAATTTAATggattcacatttaaaattttaataatttaaataagattGAGCTTCTTAAGCACATAGAGATTACAAATCTGATTGTTCCCATCAGATTCATGTTTGTTCATTTGAGCGCTGATTTTCAttgaataattatttgtttactttgagCTATATACTGTTCCTTTAGAGTAGTGCTTCTCAACCGGGGCCACTTTGTACCCCATTTGGCAGTgtgtggagacatttttgttttgtcttaactCTGATGGgggtgctactgacatctagtggccagaggccaggaatgctgctaatAAACATTCTACACTGCACAGATAGATAGCCGTAATGCCAGTGGTGGCAATGCTATGAAACTCTAATTTAGAGTTTATCAAGTTCTAAGGAATGGATTGAAAAAAATGGCTTCTGTTCAAGAGGGTTTATTAggtttaaaatttataatgtacattagattttttaacttcaaaaaattaccttaaaatttGGGGGATGAAAATTACCCATTCTTCCATAATCCTGGGTACAGTTTACAGAAAATTTTGCTTTCTGGTTTAAAAAATAGGCCCAAGTTTGAAATAATAGTTGTCTATTAATCTAGGGAAAATAACCATGTAGTTAGGATTTCAGGAAATGATAAAACTTGAGTAAAATATTTTGTAGAGTGACTCGAATCAGAATTTTGTTATCTGATCATGATTTCAATGTTGATTCATCCCACAGAACTTCTTTGCCAACTTGGAAATATAGCCTTTTTCTGCTTCTACCCTTAAGAGAAGTTGTTAGGGCTCCTGGAGCATTCCTGGACTACTTCTTTCCATGCGCCATAAgcagttattttcttcttccctttgttttttaaaaatcttttttttttttttttggctgcattgggtctttgttgctgtgcgcgggctttctctggttgcggcgagcgggggctactcttccttgcggtgcggtggcttctcttgttgtgaagcatgggctctaggcacgtgggcttcagtagttgtggcacgtgagctctagagcgcaggctcagtagttgtggtgcacgagcttagttgctctgcggcacgtgggatcttcccgggccagggcttgaatccgtgtccgctgcattggcaggcggattctttttttttttttttttttgcggtacgcgggcctctcaccgctgcggccccctcccgctgcggagcacaggctccggacgcccaggctcagcggccatggctcacgggcccagtcgctccgcagcatgtgggatcttaccggaccgtggcacgaacccgcgtcccctgcatcggcaggcggactcccaaccactgcgccaccagggaagcccggcaggcggattcttaaccactgtgccaccagggaagtgctcttcttccctttgtttttgggaTCATAACAGGACTCCAGTGATGCCACCCCCCTgaaaaagggtgtgtgtgtggaaatttaattttatttcctgtcAGGATAGGATACCTAGTTACTATTACTGGAGCTTCTATTTTCCCCAACACCCTGCTTCTTTAAACAAATGTATCATGTAAACATTTTGGAAACAAGGTTCAAAAAGTTTTGAGGAAGTTTTTGCCCCTCTGCTTAACAGCAGAAACAACATTGTATCTCTTGACTCTTGGAAGGGGTTGCTAGGGGCCTCTGCAAGCTATTTGCATTTACCATGACATGTTTCTTCTGAATAGGTACAGTTTTCtaggattcttaactgctgtttGCTTAGCACtatgttttgaaatgtttttcatttgacTCATAGGGAGAACAAGATTAGTGTCGCTACTTTAAATGGAGGTTGGGGACTAGTTTTACATTACTGGTAGAGCTAGAGTTACGCTAGTAAATGACAATTTGagaagtaactttaaaaattgctACCTGCATTTGGTTCTGTATCAGATGTAACCAAATATCATGTGTTGTCCAGACCTTGAATTTTACACGGCAGACACCTCCTTTTTTGTGCCTCCGATAGATCCATTTTATTTCCCTTGACCATTTTTCTACAGATATTTGTCAGGACACGAATCAGGTTCTCTTCAAATGCTGCCAGGGGTCTGAAGAGGTACCCTGCAACAAACCAGTTCCTGTAAGCCTCTCTGAGGATCCCTGCTGCCCACTGCATTTCCAGTTGCCTCCTCAGATGTATAAGCCCGAGCAGGTACTGTC
It encodes the following:
- the KANSL2 gene encoding KAT8 regulatory NSL complex subunit 2 isoform X3, which gives rise to MKKTNTGPVGETLLCQLSSYAKSELGPQTPESSRSEASRILDEDSWSDGEQEPITVDQTWRGDPDSEADSIDSDQEDPLKHAGVYTAEEVALIMREKLIRLQSLYIDQFKRLQHLLKEKKRRYLHNRKVEHEALGNSLLTGPEGLLAKERENLKRLKCLRRYRQRYGVEALLHRQLKERRMLATDGAAQQAHTTRSSQRCLAFVDDVRCSNQSLPMTRHCLTHICQDTNQVLFKCCQGSEEVPCNKPVPVSLSEDPCCPLHFQLPPQMYKPEQVLSVPDDLEAGPMDLYLSAAELQPTESLPLEFSDDLDVVGDGMQCPPSPLLFDPSVTLEDHPVKEIAEGPVDILGQMQMAGDGCRSQGSRNSEKASAPLPQSGVATANGKPEPASVS